In the Ornithodoros turicata isolate Travis chromosome 5, ASM3712646v1, whole genome shotgun sequence genome, gagccacaaataccggcaaaaggctgccggtatcatcttcctaccggcaaccggcagagcgagcaaataaccggccgtgccggtataataccggcctggtggcaaccctatttACAGGGGGGGCGGCTTTGCTATTTTAGCATCAGACACATGTTGATAATGATACGTTAAGCTGTTATGACACATCTATAACTTTGGAGTACTCACAGAGGAGGGAACAGATGTTGAGTAGTTGGCTAAAGATACAACTCTCAGGGGGATGAGTACCCATGTCACTGATGTAAGGGAACTCCACTTCCACATGGCCCAGGAGTATGGCAATCAGATAGCTATGGGCAAGTAGATAATCTGACATAAATACACATTCAGAACCACACAAAAGACACCATGAACCATTTTAGCAACCTATTGTGCATCTCAGGTTCAGGACAGACCATATCCATGTGACAAATTAAAACATAACTGCAATGACATATTTAAAAATACAATTATAGCTCCATAGTGGAACGTCACAAATCATCTGATGAGTATGTTATACTGAAAGCTTTTCatttgagtgtggcaaaaacAAAAGTGCTGCACCATGGGAGAAATAATTTGAAAGGTACTCGTTAATCTGCTTGGAGCCTTCCAAGAAGTATATTGTGGGGCTACCCAGCAGTGCTCCAATGGAGCATCTGGTTTCTCTTGGTGGTATATTCATGACCAGAAGTCGTGGACGCATAATGAATCATGGCGGAGGTCCTGAAGGGGAACAGACCCTATAGACAACCCacacccctacgtcatcgattatgTTTCACTGCCGCGCAAAACATGCTGGTGAgcacctatcaaccttatcagccaACGCATTTTTCctgcttcttgcccaccacagcaaaatataacctcaaACCGGTCTTCTCattacgtcacatgtttgtagaAAGAGGGTCGTCTATAAGCATTGAGCATGAGCAGCATTACTTCACTACATGAAGAAATTGTGCTCATGTTTGGCGTGACTTAAAAAAATGTCCTTTGTCACTGTCTGATACTCTAATGTTTCTGCAAAGTAATAAGCAGATTTCCACAGCAATTTCAAGACTGTGCAATTCTAAGCATTGCGATCCACTACCATCAGTCTTTCCTGTACTCCACTAGCCATTTGCCTTTTCATTGAGTATAGAATAAAGTTGTACAGCAAAAATAGGTATTGAAATGAATGTAACTGAGAGTAACTCAATTGCTTTTTATAGTAACTGCAGCTATAATTGAGTCACAAACCTTATTTTGTAATTGTAACTACAACTTAATTACTCTTATGAACATGCACTTGTAATCATAATTCAGTTACCtttgaaaagtaatttttacagaTCTGAATGGAAGTATTAGTACTGTGTGAGCTTGTGTAGATAGGACTTCTTTTATAGGCACATTGCAGCATATCGAGGCATACTTTTGCTACAAAATATGGCTAGGTGTCTGACACATTGTGCATAACCCATAACCCAAGGTGTAATTTGTTTATCATATTGCAGTCCCTATTTTTCCAATGTTCTCATCCTTACCACCTTGCCTTAACACCAAATATGTGTGTGCATTTAAAAAGTGGCAGAAGCCAAAAGAGTAGAATAAGCAAAGGTTTTAGTGCATAGTATGAAACCACTATGATTCAACTCGCATTGCACGAAGCATCAAGAAATTTACGATGGGGCTTTTTTTGGGAAAACGGCACTAAAATATGCAAGTTTTTCATTACCCCACATGCACTTTCTACGCTGGTGCTAAGGAACAGTAACACATAGCAGAatttattatataaaaataaagaagaaggaaaaatatATCTTTTGCAATTAGTTGCATTCAAATCGGAACACTGAACGCTGTATAATTagagagtgactttttcgggttgaaCCCAATTCCACAcggttattccccccgaactgaccaccgaccaattcgggttaaacccgatttcccCCCAAATTCCaatcactatgaaatcctcaagtgatgtttccactgaagacgaacaaaggtcgccacgtgtaacacatgtaagaatgggtcacttacgttgcAAGCAATACACCCAGGTGTGtgaacactgtctatgccttcggggattaccacTGGAAGGCCACAAtctcgcaaaaacaacaacaaaagaacaaaaaagagagattaggaaaaaaacttaatagacaagaggagaaagaaaaacacgtgataacacccgaaggcacaattattgcccgatttctccccgaagtacagatttaaaaatagtgcccgatttttacccccccccccccccccccccccccgattctGAGAAAGGCAtctaacccgaaaaagtcactccctatgtatAATATAGCTGCAAAGTTGTATTGGAAATGCACGGTGTAGCATTCTTGTGAATTTGGCCCCTTAATTTTTAACAAGGTGAAGGAGTGCGCAGTGAATGTGTGTAAACATATTTCTCTAAAAAGATATTCAAGGGTCTCATCTATTACGAATGTGCTTTATTAAATCTTAAATATCAGTTGCAGTCCCTGTTTGTCTGGTGTTCTCACGCTTACCATATTGCTGTTAACACCAAAGCTGTAGGAGGCTGAGGGAGCAGCATAAGCGAAGATTTTATTTAATAGATTGAAAGCACTACGCTTCAACTCTGCGTGCACGAAATATGAACAAATTTATGATGGAACTTTTTTAGGAAAACACCCCCTAAATCTGCAAGTTTTTTGTACCCCAGGTGCACTTTCTAAGCAGGTGCATGGAAACCGTTACAGACAACAGAACACATTTTATATTGAACTAAAGAAGGAAAGCTCTTTCTTTTGCAAGTTGCATTCAAATCCGGGGACCAAGTGCCACGTAAACTTGCTGAAAAGTTGCATTGAAAACACATGATGTAGCGTTTTTGTGAATTTTCTCCGCTAACTTTTGGCATTAATCCAAATATTTAAGCCAAAGATAAAGTGTAGCATACCTTCTTTCACGAGAAAAACTTTCCCTTCGAGCAGGAACTCCGTTACAGTGTTACAGTGTAGcaaggttgaaaaaaaaagaagccaatGATACAGGACTGCTTCAGTCAAAGCCAGCTAGGCTGACAACTGGATATCCGATTGAGCCGTTGTTTGGACTGTTTTGCTTCAATTTGTGCGCTATGTGAAATGTAATTTTTTCACAAAAATCGAAGAGGGTGACCGGCGCCTGTTTGTCGGTGTGAAATGAAACTGCCCCTGTAGGATTTTGATTAATTTTCATAATCCATTATTGAGGTGCACATAGCATTTTATGTCTTTCCAACTGTTCATACCAGTCCTACATGTTTGCTTGAAATGGGCATTGTAACTGCAAAGTTACCAGAAGCTTTCACATGATTTGCACTGTGTCAAAAACTATGACAGGTCCTTTCACTGGTGAAACCAATAGAACTGATGAAAACTAAAATGTTTGCGGAGGCTCTCATTGCAATTTTACGTTAGCGGCAGAACAAACAACAGATCTGTGTGCACAAATCACTTGTGTCACAGTTTGCCAAAGCTTCTATAATATAAATGCAAAGCAGACATTGAACATGCTGAATAAGCACAACCCTTAACCACTTGCAAGCAGTGTTCGCCTGTGTGACATTTTAGGCGCTATTCGTATCGGAATCGTGTGTATGCACATCTGAGTGTGGAGGTCTTTGCAATATCAAAGCATACAGGTCAAACGCGAGCTCTCCTTGTACATAATATTCCTCGTTCAGCAAAAAGTGTGTAACAAGCTGTTAATGATGGGGAGCACATCAACATATAGATAGAGCAGTAAGCAAGAAGCAACAAAATTTTTTTTGTTGCAAAAGTTTTTCAAATAGTACAGGGCTATAACTCCGAGGTACACACTGTTCTTTATGTGTTCCTTATCTACTGGcagaaccccccctccccccaaattCATTAGGTTAAGTGCAAACAGCAGACCTGTACAAATATATGGGGACTGTAGCACTGACATGAGTCATCATGCACAACCATGGTTGTGTGAATGATATAGAATGAGACCATTGAgcccttgtctgtgttgtcgtttttttgtcccctagtctcgggtttttaagttatggacctataccaccagctcgcttgctacctctctatcctctcattATAGAATGTAATGCCTGTGATATTCTGCGATACGTTGAGGAGTAACGTAGGTGTATTTGTGTCACGAGAGCAAGACAAACATACAGGACACAAAATAAATCCGCTTGCTGTAGTTCTGGTTTTAGTGTTCCACTCTGTTACTTGCTAGCATCTTCATTCTGACTTCATGGAGGTCATCAggatatcatcatcatcactatgACTCAATGATTTTCCAACACCCCACCCACCGTCACTCCCTTTTTCTTTCTGGTACGAATATACATGGCAGTAGCCAGATGATACAGATGTCATCCCCCCCCGACACACATACTCCCCTTACGGAATCCCAACACTGTCCTATCCTGTATCAATAAAACAAGAAAATCCTGGGCAAATCCCTACCATGACTGACGCTATTATGAACGTGGTTGGTTTCTAAAGTTGGTTAATAAGCAGAGGAACAGCTTGACTCTTTAGTACCCCCATAAGCGGTTACGACACTGGAAACGCATGTGACTGAATTGACTCTCTCTAGTAAATGTTGAGCAAATTTCACAAAACAAGATATGAGAGAGCAGAAACTCACGTGATGATAAACGTGCCAGGCAGAAGAACGAATACTGACAAGGGGAGAAGTTCTAGCCTTGTTAGTACCATAGCAAACACCACTTCCGAATTGTATACCACCTACTACTACGACATGCATCAACATCCGGAAAAAACCGTGACTCCACCGCGTTCGCCTCCCTTCAGTAACAAACTGTGATTTCGGTCAGCATTCGAGGTGTCAAAAGACCAGTTATTCTGCACTCTTTGGTCACCAATACTCCTAATACCctgagaaacaacacaaaacCAACCAAACACTATAACTAATCACTGAACGAAACGACTGAACCGAGAACAGAGGCCATATTCACGTAAACTGCGACAGTTAACATTCCTactataaatgttattttttatatataacatCGTCAGGTTAAACGAAATCCACTTCCAAAACGTATCGACATGGCACTCGCGTCGTACTTGAGACAAAAGTACACAGTAAAATTTTGCACGCGGACGCTAAATCGTGTGAGTGCGCCCATCGCTTTGCCATAGGTGCCTCATCACGCCAGACACCTGCTCCTTTGCGCTCTATCGAATCACCGAATCCCATGCCGAATCCATAGGTTGTTTTGGATTCCATCTCGGTTAGATTTGGATGGATTGGGATGGATGGATACCATGGATACTGCACTTTTCTCCCTTTGGGACGGGTGGCAGCAAAGAAAATTTGTCACCATATCCAACATGTTGAACTACTTGGCCAAATAACCCCACCTGGCAAAGCATTAGAGGCCCTGAACCACATCCTGATTGAATGTGACGCATGCCAACACATGAGTCGAACAAAACAGCGGGAGACGAAACAGACATCATCGATAGGGAACAAATTGGACACCGAaactacagggttattctagcaaacgttacacatttcgatcgcactgtaaaaatagaagactaggtttgACCCACCCAAGCTtggcagactgatagccatttatctgaagtttcattcgaattttttgtaagcgctatggtcatgtagaaagaaaattaaaaataaagcaagatctcgccccatgcattttcaatagcctatcccacacaaacaccgccatttttttcttgtgtctgcttcacattcacatcactttCCACAGGTAGcactgcctacaacgatgtcacatgccgattctgacgttatgcgCCAATCGTCCAATCGTCTCATTCTGTATGCtagtgccacctgtgtgtggtgaaatgaaactgAAGCGCACAGAGCAGAAAATgtcggcttttgagtgagataggccattgaaaatgcatggggcgagattttgcttgatttttaatttttcttctacaggaccataataCTCAGAAAAAATTCccacaaaacttcagacaaatggctaccagtctgcaaagtttggtgtcGGATGAACcctgtcttctatttttacgatgcgatcaaaatgtgtaacgtttgctagactaaccctgtataaCGATAGACCCACGAAATGGCTGAGGCGGACGCAGCACCATCCGGTAAAGTGGGAAAATAGGAGAAGCCTTGCCTTGATTCAAAAAGTATTTGGTCCTTGGTTTGCTACCTACTACGATGGTGCGTATGGCGGGAGTTTTGAATTTTCGTCGCGCTTGCATTTGGCATGTCACAATAGAGCAAAGCATATCCCTCAGGAGTACCAGGCAAAAGTGCCGAGTACATGGTGTCACTAGTATACTTTAAGCACAGAAAAAGTTCCTCACAGCAAAGATCCAGACCCTAGGTTGGGGGGGATGGGTAACGTacgtagtggatgaggcaattaaacagaGAAGGACAGCGTGCATTACCAGAACGTTTGACATCGTTCGACAGTCTAATTGTCCAATTTTCTCTCCCGAGAAGCGCTTAGATATTTAAATAAACTACCTCTTTAACTACCTATTTAAGTAAACGACTGCGAAAGCTCCACCAACAACGGCATCAATGTAATGGCATCATCAATGACGTAAATTGGACCAACGGACAGACGAATCAGAGGGATTGAACGCTCGGCGTTGTATTGTCAGCTTTGTCCGGTGCTGTAACTGTAACCAACAACTGTCTAATTTGACTTCGCTTCGCCCATACGAAGTGCTTATTTCCTCGAAAATATGCTGAGGCTTGCTTACTGATGAGATTTTAACATGTTGAGAAACATAGGAACACGGTGTTATGTTCCTGGTTGTAAGAAATCGTCTGGGGCTAACCCAGAATTAACGTTTCATCGGCCAAGGGACGGGGACACAAAGCGAAAGTGGGAAGCAGCAGTCGCCAGCAGATATCCAGCGAATAAAAAATTCCGTGTTCCGCACATCTGTTCCTCGCATTTCGTCGACGACGCTTATGTGGAGACGGACACTTTGCAGTTCCGCTTTGGGGTGGTTCCAAAAAGAAAGCGGCTGAAGCCCGATGCTGTACCAACTGTGTTCCCGGAACAAGTGGAAAGCGTCGATTCGCATGACAAGGTAAgctcttagcttttgtttcaccTCGGATGGGATCCAACAAAAGAAACTTGAGTGTAATCGTGTGCAGTAGTCCACCATGCACCTTTTCAACCGGAATTATAGGGCATTCGTGTGTATACTGACAAAAATGTATAGGTGgggtcaggggcggatccagggaagatccttggggagggggggactaaaaaaaaagagagaaggcggggggggggggggggtcgccatgtaagACGGCGAGTTGCTGCGCTTTCATTTAACACCAGAACTTTATTTatgatcagtggcgtagccggacctccaaggtagggggggctcgatacgaaaactcgcccccccccccccccgctgatcctgtgccgacaacacacacatacttgtgcacactgcaaactgaggattaaaaagaGGAACGAACATAGTTGATTTaaacgttcacagtacgattacatgtataggctgtcatgaccaatgaggtggtgtcacgagattggaagtattttgaaaggctcatactttgaaaaccattcaggagtgcttcttagatagacgccatgaactgcaagaactttcgcgatcgtcacactggtccccccatatattattttcttctCGGAATTGCACTatttgcgtgggtcgggtcgtggcaggtagggggggctcgagccccccctagccccccccccgtggctacgccactgtttaTGATCTACATGTTGCAAAGCTTAACAATCTGTAGAGGAAGGCCACCGTGCGGCGTGTGCGGAAAGCGGAGCGTGCGGCAGGGGCAGGAAAATCTGCTGGAAtgggggtagaggtatgtctcggggggcaccccctggatccgcccctgggtggggtGCATTTGCGTAAGTCGGATCACCAGAAAGAgtgaaaagaagcacgcgtataggcagggtgcgccggttcaccagaaagaggggaaaagcacgggtaaagctatggtgtgacatcatatgcacgccacctatacGGCAGAAAACTAAAACGAGGATGAATATAGGTGGGGTGCATTTGCGTAAGCCGGATCACCAGAAAGAgtgaaaagaagcacgcgtataGGCAGGGTGtgccggttcaccagaaagagggaaaaagcacgggtaaagctttggtgtgacgtcatatgcacgccacctatacGTCATCTGTTCCCTCAGTCGGTAACAGCAACCCATTGAGTACACTTTACAAGGAAACAGAACTATGTCCATGTAGCCTTTGTGCTTTGTAGGCTCCTATTCAAAGTGGACTGTTCAGTACAGCTTCACAGGACTAATGTATAGGTGGCatgcatatgacgtcacaccatagctttacccgtgctttttccctctttctggtgaacggGCGCACGTCAATGCACCCCACCTATAAAGTTGCTGCCATGAGGCTTCTTTGGAATAACGCTCCTGTGTAAATAACAATTTCATTTGAATATATATATCAAATACTGGATTTCTATTGCAGGTTCAGTTAAGCAGCATCGAATCTGCTCGAAGTGGTGTGTACAAAAGAAATCTCTTCTAATATATTTGGAGACATAATAAGGAAATATACAGGGTTCGTGCAAAAGTAGCCTGTGTTCCCTGCTTATCATACGAACTTCTGGTGGTGCACGACGACACAGTTATTACGATGAAAACTATTTAGAAAATTGTAGTAACCAAATTCTGTGTAACAAAAGGTGATGTCCATACAAACGTTGCTTTCTGTGCATCCCATTCGTGCATCGTCCATCTCTCTGTGCATTCTGACAGTATACCCAGGCCTTTATCGGCAGTTCACAGGCacctaaaaataaataaattgaaatCGAAATCCCGAATTGcctatgcagaagtcaatatggTGGTCACGAcacagttgcgtctagctaCCGCTGGGCAGGCCAGATTTCGTTTTGGTTTCTGCGTAGGTGGTGCCCCCAGCAGTAGGGCAACgcaactgtgctacactgcAGTGTCCCATTAGAACTACACGGAGCAAAGTTCGCGTGGCTAACGCTTTTGTTACGCAGAGATTGGTTACCACGATTTGTTTGTTGATTTTCATCACATAAATGCGTCATCGTGCGCTGCCGGAAGTTCATACGATACCTAGGGAATGTGCGAGAATGTCAAACTACTTTTTCTGCACACAACCTGTATATGTAAGCTCTGAGTTATGAAGAATGTTTATCTTGTGCATTCTGCACCATTTCGCTTTTGTCGATCTGCTGATAGAGGTTGTACAATATGCATACATTCCAGAAGCAGGAGAAGTCGCATCGACAAGTGGTGCTAGTGCACGTCCTGTTCAAAAGTATGTGACATCCACAACTGCACCAGAACGTGGTATGTACACAATGCGTATATCGTCGCACTGTTAGAGCAATTAAATCATAATCATAGTTACTTATGTCTAGATAGTGTAGCTTCTATCTGAAAACAAAACATTACAGAATATTTTTTATTGGCTGCAGTGTTGTGATGGCAAATTATCTATCGcatatttcttttatttttcaagTACTCGTGCTGAATGAGCTGCCCCTGAAGCCTTTGGTTCAGTATCGGACAGTGGACTACTATGCCTATTTATACGCCTTGGTGCCATCTAAGCCTAATTTCGAAGCTGGAAAAATGGTGCACAAGACAACACAGACTGCTGTACCAACTGCCACGCTTGGTAATGGTATCTGACAATATGTCCTTTTTGTGTTTCGCAACATAGAGGAGAAATGTTTGTGCATGTTATTTAGACACAATTACTGGTCAACATCAAAGCAGAGTGGTGCAGTGATGTGATTGCTGCGCCAATTGCACCAAGCAGCGCCGAGAGTCTAACCCTGCCACATATCAGTAATCTGCACCAAGCCTGCGCCAAGAACCCAGTTTCCATTCCATTCAAAACGAAAGCACAGACCCTCAAGGCCCGCCTTATGGCAGTATTGATACAGAGATCATGAAGCGCAACATGTCCAATAGGGCAAACTAACTGCACTTACCTGACGTTGCTGGTTTGTTTGGGTTGCTCCGTGTGCAGACAACACAGCAAGAAAAATGTCACTTTCCAAGCTCGAATGTGAGCACATATCACATGCTCATGAACGAAGCTGCGGCTCGAACTTCACGCATGCCACTTATAACTTTTAATACATAGCACGTTTTGAAGCCTTTCGAAGTTTGAAAGCAATTTGTTGTCCTGTTTTTGAGGTCATTCTATAGAGTTCAATAATGACATTCTCAACAAAACAGATGAAAATGGTTATGCGATATCAGTATGGTGTCATCAGGGATCTCAGGACAGCGGCTTCTGTGTCCTTTGTAACCAGAGCATCAGCTGCAAACAACATGGTATCGCAGCCATAAAACGCCATGCCACTAGCAAGCGGCATATCGAATGTGAGAAGCAACACCGCAATTCTTCAGGGCAACTAAAGAGACCCAGT is a window encoding:
- the LOC135395470 gene encoding uncharacterized protein LOC135395470 isoform X1, with amino-acid sequence MLRNIGTRCYVPGCKKSSGANPELTFHRPRDGDTKRKWEAAVASRYPANKKFRVPHICSSHFVDDAYVETDTLQFRFGVVPKRKRLKPDAVPTVFPEQVESVDSHDKVQLSSIESARSEAGEVASTSGASARPVQKYVTSTTAPERVLVLNELPLKPLVQYRTVDYYAYLYALVPSKPNFEAGKMVHKTTQTAVPTATLGTQTHIHMRSRASQTSSTFSAKSTFSFAPSELMTECPENSKGKELHFSTWGLGCHSWIYMPT
- the LOC135395470 gene encoding uncharacterized protein LOC135395470 isoform X2; translation: MLRNIGTRCYVPGCKKSSGANPELTFHRPRDGDTKRKWEAAVASRYPANKKFRVPHICSSHFVDDAYVETDTLQFRFGVVPKRKRLKPDAVPTVFPEQVESVDSHDKVQLSSIESARSEAGEVASTSGASARPVQKYVTSTTAPERVLVLNELPLKPLVQYRTVDYYAYLYALVPSKPNFEAGKMVHKTTQTAVPTATLGTQTHIHMRSRASQTSSTFSAKSTFSFAPSELMTECPENSKELHFSTWGLGCHSWIYMPT